Part of the Cardiobacteriaceae bacterium TAE3-ERU3 genome, GATTGCGCAGTACTTGCTCTGTCTCGCCAATTTCCATCAGGTTGCCGCGATAAGTAACCATGACGCGGTCTGTAACCGAGGCAACAACACCCATATCGTGAGTGACGAGCATACAACCGACGTTATTCTCACGGCACAATTTGCGCAGCAGTTGCAGAATCTGGTCCTGAATTGAGACGTCTAGTGCCGTGGTCGGCTCATCGGCAATGATGAACTTGGGTTCAGTCGAAAGGGCTATCGCAATAACGACACGCTGGCGCATGCCGCCGGAAAACTGGTGCGGGTACTGCTTGAGGCGGTTTTCCGGCTGTGGAATCCCGACCGCATTAAGCAGCTCTATCGCGCGCTTTCTCGCTTCGCTACGGCTGACTTTAAGATACGCAAACATTGGCTCCATCAGCTGCTCACCAATGGTCAGAAGCGGATTGAGTGAGGTCATCGGATCCTGAAAGATAAAGCCGATATCTTTACCGCGCAGATGGCGCATTTGTTCGCGGTTGAGCTGGCGCAAATTTTGCCCATCGAGATAAACCTCACCGCTGCCAACGTAGCCTGGAGGGGTGAGTAGATCAGCAATTGCATTACCAATAGTTGATTTGCCCGCACCGGATTCACCAACAATACCGAGGATCTCACCGGGGTAAAGATCAAAGGAAACACTATTCACCGCAGTAAAGTCCCCGTGTCGCGACGGATAAATAACGCTTAAATCCTTAACGCGCAAAAGTGGCTCGCCTGAGTGCATGGTGTCTCCTGATGATTTTTGAGGATTGTTAATATTACTTTGAACAGCGCGAAGGCGCAAATAGTAACGTATAAAGATAATGTTTATGGCGGAATAAGACAAGGGTCAGTAATGGAATGAGAATTAAGGGGACAGGCTTGTCATGATAAATATAAATGTTATAACATAACTCTTTTACTCAAGAGGTGTCTTATGAAAGTTGTTTCTTCTCTCAAGTCCGCCAAGACTCGTAGCCGTGATTGTCAGGTTGTACGTCGTCGTGGGAAAATTTTTGTTATTTGCAAGAGTAACCCACGCCTGAAAGCACGCCAGCGTTGATTGTCAGCTATATTGTGCTGTTTGGAAGCCGCCTTGCTATAGGCGGTTTTTTGTGTACAAGACGGGTTAAATCTCGTCTTTTTCTTGATCTTGCTCAGCTGCAATAGCTTGCTTTGCACCATCACGACGTAGTTCGTCAATACGCTCAAGGACGATATAAACGTCTTCAATACGCGCAATACAGCGCCGCCAAACAATGTTGCCATCTTTGTTGGCATCAATTTTCCCAATATGTAACGGCAGTGCCGAAGTTGGAGATTTACCATCAGCAAAGTGATAAATAGTGTGGCTGAGTTGCTCAATGGCATTAATCAGCCCTTCTGGCGGCAGATCGGCTTCGCCGCGTTGATTGCGGCGCAGGCCTGCGCCAATTGCTTCTGAAAGTAGCAGGACGCTGGCGTATAGCCGCACAATCCGGCGGTCATATACCGTCGCAAGATTGTAAATCGTAGTTGCTTTGATGCGCCCACGCAGTGACCAGCGCGCCGTATTGCGTGCATTGACGATTGCAGCATCGAGCTTGGTCAGCTGCTCGTGTGCGGCAAAGATATTGCCAGTTGCTTCGCGGGCAATTTTACTGTTGCCTTCTGTGAGCGCAGCTGCGCTGCGAGCTACATTGCTGCTGAGTAGGCGCAATAAATCCTGTAAATCGCGATGCAGGCGTGCCATTGGGTCGGGCGTGAGCAATACCTGACTGAACAGCAGCCCGGTAGCGCTACCAATGATGACGTCAATCAGGCGTGTAAAGCCCGCGGTTTCTGTGCCAAAAGCCAGAATTAGCACGGTTGAAACGCCGGACTGAATCATCACCACTGGCGGTAGCCCGAATGAAGCACCTAAAATCATCGCTATCGGTACACCGCAAAGGATTTTCCATTCAATCGCATCAAAGGGGAGATGCTGCATCACTTCACCGACCAGAATGCCAGTTGTGACGCCAAGTACGACACTGACGCCTTGCAGGCCGTGGTTGGGCAGACCTGGTGCGAGGCAGATGATAGCGGTGATCGCAGCAAACATCGGCCGTGGATGGCCCAAAAGATAATAAGAAATTAGCCAAGCCAAAGTACCGGCAACAGCAGCCATTGCTGCATTGCGCGATGCTTTTTTCCACCGAGGGAAAATTGTTCGCCGAAAAATGGCGCTGATTTTGCTGATCAGTGGTTGTGACATTTTATAAATTGGGTAAATCCGGGTGAGTGAGGTTCTTGGCAAGTTTACCGACCGTCATACCCTGCACAATAATTGAAAATAGTACGATGGCATAAGTCATGGTCAATAAAATATTACGCTCAGATCCATCCGGTAACGATAACACCAAGGCAACGGAAATACCGCCACGTAAGCCGCCCCAAACCAACACTTGCCATGTGTCTTTAGGCAGTGAGACGTCTTGGCGCAATATTCCCATCACTGATTTTACGGCAATGAGTCGCGCGAGTAATGCAATTGCAATAGCACCAAGTGCAGCCCACCACACATTGCCAGATATGGTTAGGGTGACAATCTCGAGCCCGAGCAAGACAAACAGCAGGGCGTTAAGAATTTCATCGATCAGTTCCCAAAATGAATCGACATATTTTTGTGTCTGACCACTCATTGCATGCGCGCGACCTTTGTTGCCGAGCAGCAAACCAGTCATCACCATTGCCAGTGGGCCGGATAGATGCAAGTACGTGGCAAGTGAGTAACCGCCGAGTACTAATGCTAGCGTAATCAGCACTTCTTCCTGGTAGCTGTCGATGCTTTTTAATAAGCGATAGCCACACCATCCAAGCACGAAGCCGAAGACCATCCCGCCACCAGCTTCAACAGCAAATAGTTCAAGGACATCCAGCATAGTGGGCAGCTTGCCCATATGCAGTACTTCAAGCAATGCAGCGAAGACGACTACGCCAATGCCATCATTAAATAAAGACTCACCGGAAATCACCGTCTCGACCGACTTTGGTGCACCGACTGACTTTAAAATACCCATTACCGCGATCGGATCAGTTGGTGAAATCAGCGCACCAAACAAGAAACACCAAATCAGCGCGACATCTAGCCCCAGCCAACTGAGCAGATAATAAGTCAGCATCGCAACAATCACTGTTGAGAGCAGCGTACCAACCACAGCCAGCATGCCTACCCGCCATTTGTGTGCGCGTAAATCTGTCGCCTTGACGTGCAGCGCACCGGCAAACAGCAGCATCGAGAGCATAATGTCCATCAGAACATCCGCAAAATCAATATTGCCGAGCAATTGGCGCTCGTAAGTCAGCAGCGACTTGATCCCCAGCGCATTGAGTACGATCAGCACGATCGACATCATCAGCGCAATGAACATTACCCCGATCGTCGTCGGCAAGCCAATAAAGCGTTTATTGATGTAGGCAAAAGCGGCGGTGATGCACAAGCAAATCACGCCAGTATAAAAAGCGCTCACGAAGACTCCTTGTCTTTTTGGGGGCGATAGCGCCCATTATCCACGATAGCCAATTACCCACCCATAAATACTGATAAAGTGCGCCACGCTACCTGCGAGGACGAATAAATGCCAGATACCATGGCCGTGCTTGATCTTCTCGTCATTAATAAACCAGTACACCCCGACCGTATAGCACAGCCCGCCGATAATAAGCCACACCAGCCCACCAGTTGGCAATAGCCGCACCGTTGGCACAATTGCATAAAGAATCAGCCAGCCCATCAGCATATAAATGATCAACGACAAAATTCGCTGACCCTTGCCGAAAATGAACTCTTGAATGATCCCGAACAGCGCCAGCCCCCAAGAAATACCGAATAGTGACCATCCCCAGCCACCGCGTAGCGTCACCAGTGCATAAGGCGTATACGTACCCGCGATTAATAAATAAATAGAACAGTGATCTATCTTTTGCAGAATAAGCTTTGCACGCTGTGAGCGTACACTGTGGTAAATCGTCGAAGCACCATAAAGTATGATCAGGCTTGCCCCGTATACACTTGCCGCCACTACATCATATACGCCACCATGATAAGCCGCGCGCACGATCAAAAGCACTGTTGCTGTGATAGCAAATACCGTGCCGAGTAGGTGAGAAATACTGTTAAAGCGTTCACCGTGATACATAACGTACTCCAGGTATCGATGAGTAGATATTATTATAACTAGCGCCGCTGATAGATTGAACCGCGCAACTTTGAAGCTGCAATGCAGTAAACTGTTACCACACTCCAGCCGGGCATAATCATGACCACCAATCAGCCACTCAGCCCTATGAATAACCAAATGGCTTACGACAGCCTGCTCGCTACCATTGAGCATCTTGGGCAAACCTGCAAACCCAAATGTAGCGAGCCAA contains:
- the ykgO gene encoding type B 50S ribosomal protein L36, which translates into the protein MKVVSSLKSAKTRSRDCQVVRRRGKIFVICKSNPRLKARQR
- a CDS encoding FUSC family protein; the protein is MSQPLISKISAIFRRTIFPRWKKASRNAAMAAVAGTLAWLISYYLLGHPRPMFAAITAIICLAPGLPNHGLQGVSVVLGVTTGILVGEVMQHLPFDAIEWKILCGVPIAMILGASFGLPPVVMIQSGVSTVLILAFGTETAGFTRLIDVIIGSATGLLFSQVLLTPDPMARLHRDLQDLLRLLSSNVARSAAALTEGNSKIAREATGNIFAAHEQLTKLDAAIVNARNTARWSLRGRIKATTIYNLATVYDRRIVRLYASVLLLSEAIGAGLRRNQRGEADLPPEGLINAIEQLSHTIYHFADGKSPTSALPLHIGKIDANKDGNIVWRRCIARIEDVYIVLERIDELRRDGAKQAIAAEQDQEKDEI
- a CDS encoding sodium:proton antiporter; amino-acid sequence: MSAFYTGVICLCITAAFAYINKRFIGLPTTIGVMFIALMMSIVLIVLNALGIKSLLTYERQLLGNIDFADVLMDIMLSMLLFAGALHVKATDLRAHKWRVGMLAVVGTLLSTVIVAMLTYYLLSWLGLDVALIWCFLFGALISPTDPIAVMGILKSVGAPKSVETVISGESLFNDGIGVVVFAALLEVLHMGKLPTMLDVLELFAVEAGGGMVFGFVLGWCGYRLLKSIDSYQEEVLITLALVLGGYSLATYLHLSGPLAMVMTGLLLGNKGRAHAMSGQTQKYVDSFWELIDEILNALLFVLLGLEIVTLTISGNVWWAALGAIAIALLARLIAVKSVMGILRQDVSLPKDTWQVLVWGGLRGGISVALVLSLPDGSERNILLTMTYAIVLFSIIVQGMTVGKLAKNLTHPDLPNL
- a CDS encoding hemolysin III family protein, with the protein product MYHGERFNSISHLLGTVFAITATVLLIVRAAYHGGVYDVVAASVYGASLIILYGASTIYHSVRSQRAKLILQKIDHCSIYLLIAGTYTPYALVTLRGGWGWSLFGISWGLALFGIIQEFIFGKGQRILSLIIYMLMGWLILYAIVPTVRLLPTGGLVWLIIGGLCYTVGVYWFINDEKIKHGHGIWHLFVLAGSVAHFISIYGWVIGYRG